The Leptospira sp. WS39.C2 genome contains a region encoding:
- the ahpF gene encoding alkyl hydroperoxide reductase subunit F, translating into MLDESTKQQVKQYFERIKNPIIIRLYSGEHEKREELVSFLNDIESLSSQIKIQNSNDLSDGLRFSIESDGNPTGIHFSGIPMGHEFTSFILAILQSGGNPIKLEEGILSAVSKLKGEFRFETFISLDCHNCPEVVQTLNSFALVNSNISHNMIDGAMYPELVKEKNIQGVPAVYLNGERFLSGKAEASVIFDKLLELYAIATESESSEGLTSPNEVYDVTVIGGGPSGVTAAVYSARKGLKTLVIADRLGGQVKDTLGIENIISIPYTTGPELTNVLADQLEKNQIKKKENVRVQKIEAGQIKIIHLNTGEKIHSKTVILSTGAKWRELNVPGEKEFVGKGVAYCPHCDGPFFKNKDVAVIGGGNSGVEAALDLSGIVKSVTLVEFGDKLNADKVLLDKVANSPNIKTLVKAQTTEIQTGTDKVTGLTYKDRSTEQISTIPLDGVFVQIGLVPNSSFVKDLVETNRFGEILVDEKCKTNVDGIFACGDVTNTPYKQIIIAMGEGAKAAISAFEYLLHAA; encoded by the coding sequence ATGTTAGATGAATCAACCAAACAACAAGTAAAACAATATTTTGAAAGGATAAAAAATCCAATTATTATCCGATTGTATTCTGGAGAACACGAAAAAAGAGAAGAACTTGTTAGTTTTTTGAATGATATCGAGTCTCTCAGTTCACAAATCAAAATTCAAAACTCAAATGATTTATCCGATGGACTCCGATTTTCCATTGAATCCGATGGTAACCCAACTGGTATCCATTTTTCTGGAATACCCATGGGCCATGAATTCACATCTTTTATTTTGGCAATTTTACAGTCCGGTGGTAACCCAATAAAATTAGAAGAGGGAATCCTTTCCGCCGTATCTAAGTTAAAAGGTGAATTTAGATTTGAAACTTTTATATCTCTCGATTGTCATAATTGTCCTGAGGTGGTGCAAACTTTAAACAGTTTTGCATTGGTAAACTCAAACATATCTCACAATATGATCGATGGAGCTATGTATCCTGAGTTAGTGAAAGAAAAAAATATTCAGGGAGTACCTGCCGTTTATTTAAATGGCGAACGTTTTTTAAGTGGAAAAGCAGAAGCATCTGTTATTTTCGATAAACTTTTAGAATTGTACGCAATTGCTACTGAATCAGAATCGTCTGAAGGATTGACAAGTCCGAACGAAGTTTATGACGTTACGGTGATTGGTGGAGGACCTTCTGGTGTAACAGCAGCAGTATACTCAGCCAGAAAGGGTTTAAAAACACTAGTGATTGCTGACCGTTTGGGTGGGCAAGTAAAGGACACATTAGGAATTGAGAATATAATTTCTATCCCTTATACAACTGGTCCAGAATTGACAAATGTGTTAGCTGACCAATTGGAAAAAAATCAAATCAAAAAGAAAGAAAATGTGCGTGTTCAGAAAATTGAAGCGGGACAAATAAAAATCATTCACTTAAACACTGGTGAAAAAATTCATTCGAAAACTGTGATCCTTTCTACAGGTGCAAAGTGGCGTGAACTAAATGTTCCTGGGGAAAAAGAGTTTGTAGGGAAGGGTGTTGCCTATTGCCCACATTGTGATGGTCCATTCTTTAAGAATAAAGATGTAGCTGTTATTGGAGGTGGAAATTCGGGTGTGGAAGCAGCGTTGGATCTTAGTGGTATCGTAAAATCAGTCACCTTAGTTGAGTTTGGAGATAAGCTAAATGCCGATAAAGTTTTATTAGACAAAGTAGCAAATTCACCAAATATTAAAACTTTAGTAAAAGCCCAAACAACAGAAATTCAAACTGGAACGGATAAAGTAACTGGACTTACATATAAGGATCGTTCAACGGAACAAATTTCTACAATTCCATTAGATGGAGTATTTGTTCAAATTGGACTTGTCCCCAATAGTAGTTTTGTTAAAGACTTGGTAGAAACAAACCGTTTTGGCGAAATTTTAGTGGATGAAAAGTGTAAAACCAATGTTGATGGAATATTTGCTTGTGGTGATGTAACAAATACACCTTACAAACAAATTATTATCGCAATGGGTGAAGGCGCAAAAGCTGCAATTAGCGCATTCGAATATCTTTTACATGCTGCTTGA
- the ahpC gene encoding alkyl hydroperoxide reductase subunit C, with protein MSNINTQIPDFTTEAFHNGAFKKISKKDVLGKWSVFVFYPADFTFVCPTELGDVADHYEELQKMGVEVYSVSTDTHFVHKAWHEASDTIKKIKFPMLGDASGKITRGFGVMIEDDGQALRGTFVVNPEGVIKTAEIHDLGIGRSAEELVRKVQAAQYVANNDGEVCPAKWKPGNTTLKPGLDLVGKI; from the coding sequence ATGTCCAATATCAACACACAAATTCCAGACTTCACTACAGAAGCTTTCCATAACGGTGCATTTAAAAAGATCAGCAAAAAAGATGTACTTGGAAAGTGGTCTGTATTCGTTTTTTATCCTGCAGACTTTACCTTTGTTTGTCCAACAGAACTAGGTGATGTGGCAGATCATTATGAAGAACTTCAAAAAATGGGCGTAGAAGTGTATTCTGTATCAACTGATACACACTTTGTTCATAAAGCATGGCACGAAGCAAGTGATACAATTAAAAAAATCAAATTCCCTATGTTAGGTGATGCTTCCGGAAAAATCACAAGAGGATTCGGAGTTATGATCGAAGACGATGGTCAAGCTCTTAGAGGAACTTTTGTAGTAAATCCTGAGGGAGTGATTAAAACAGCTGAAATCCATGACCTTGGTATCGGACGATCTGCTGAAGAGTTAGTAAGGAAAGTACAAGCTGCACAGTATGTTGCGAATAACGACGGTGAAGTATGCCCTGCAAAATGGAAACCAGGTAATACAACATTGAAACCTGGTCTTGACTTGGTAGGAAAAATTTAA
- a CDS encoding hydrogen peroxide-inducible genes activator — translation MTITQLRYIVALDQFKSFAKAAEHCLVAQPTLSLQIQKVEQELGFDLFDRKKNPIITTKLGKEVVEQAKSTLKEADKLFEIAGQWKDEPAGNISLGIIPTVSNYLIPSIYKKLQSEFPKVNFRISELPTLTIIDKLESEEIDLGILATPLKISNVVENPLYYEPFVVYYPKDAKEKSASVSMKHIEKYPLLVLGEEHCFRHQSLKICNRNALAKIESGSVETLKRMVDMGIGVTLLPKLAVDKVSDRIVPFQSPEPAREISLVYKKGFYKTKILNKLTNLILNVIPKEYHKKEKFKVIGVSIGQD, via the coding sequence ATGACGATTACGCAACTCCGATACATTGTAGCATTAGATCAGTTTAAAAGTTTTGCAAAAGCCGCCGAACATTGTTTAGTTGCTCAACCTACCTTAAGTTTACAGATCCAGAAAGTAGAACAAGAATTGGGATTTGATTTGTTTGACCGTAAAAAAAATCCAATCATCACGACAAAACTTGGAAAAGAAGTTGTTGAACAAGCAAAGTCAACCTTAAAAGAAGCTGATAAATTATTTGAAATAGCAGGCCAATGGAAAGATGAACCTGCAGGTAATATTTCACTTGGTATCATTCCGACTGTTAGTAATTATTTAATCCCTTCTATTTATAAAAAATTACAATCAGAATTTCCTAAAGTGAATTTCCGTATTTCAGAATTACCAACACTTACCATCATAGATAAACTGGAATCCGAAGAAATTGATCTTGGTATCCTGGCAACTCCTCTGAAAATTTCCAATGTTGTAGAAAATCCTCTTTATTATGAACCGTTTGTTGTTTATTATCCAAAAGATGCAAAAGAAAAATCTGCTTCTGTTTCAATGAAACATATCGAAAAATACCCGTTATTAGTTTTGGGAGAGGAACATTGTTTTCGTCACCAATCTTTAAAAATTTGTAATCGAAATGCCTTAGCAAAAATTGAAAGTGGAAGTGTCGAAACTCTTAAACGAATGGTAGATATGGGAATCGGTGTAACCTTACTTCCTAAACTTGCTGTTGACAAAGTTTCGGATCGAATTGTTCCTTTCCAATCACCAGAACCAGCAAGAGAAATAAGCTTAGTATATAAAAAAGGATTTTATAAAACAAAAATCCTGAATAAACTTACCAATTTAATACTGAATGTAATCCCAAAGGAATACCATAAAAAAGAAAAATTCAAAGTCATTGGTGTATCCATAGGTCAAGATTAA
- a CDS encoding PP2C family protein-serine/threonine phosphatase — MRILSFFFPIFFSTIVSIVAEPVTISADSIVFLSKNWTFTTNETTHPIEVGKGLSLQGFLPPVHGVYETNFFYKPSHKPLGIYLDRVQEVDTLIVNGTILGQTGKATTDGLYLPNWYYKRLYYIPNDVLKENTNNNLKIEVHFRNQTFQGGLFRRIPVMGNYDKLNEFILREDGRDFCFIMLFFGIGAYQIFSILLKRQAKTNFYLLLSTLFFVMWRLPLLNISYTYTSFPFFFWLKVFFTSQTLLPVSIFLFSYSLFKNKLYLKERLMVIFLIFIAFLQTWNIELPTRIFLLRIWEITLLLVVFYILRVVIRAAREKRTEAYFLSIGFVCICIGATFDIIIDVTTGKNIYLTQYGFLILMILSGVAISYQNAKNENELSILTKDLELRVRERTLELREKNNDLEQDLFFASQLQSYLLPKNHPNTQGIRIHTTYLPMRQVGGDLYDWVEVNENKLILLIADVAGHGVPAAFVSSMVKVQFRESTKSIHSPKLILEHMNEALTSLVSRYFITACCALVDTKENSIIFSTAGHPNPIIFNKIKKSFQFMNMKGPIIGWKESFTFVEWKHQIQKGDRYFFFTDGVTEARAENKLFGEAKILDLLEKGKDKDIKALSQEIVVQITKYSDAELKDDVTFFFVDIL; from the coding sequence ATGAGAATTCTCTCATTTTTTTTCCCAATTTTTTTCTCTACGATTGTCTCTATCGTGGCAGAACCTGTCACAATCAGTGCAGATTCCATCGTTTTCCTATCCAAAAATTGGACTTTCACCACAAATGAAACCACTCATCCCATCGAAGTTGGAAAAGGCCTTTCCTTACAAGGGTTTCTTCCTCCCGTTCACGGAGTTTATGAAACTAATTTTTTCTATAAACCGAGCCACAAACCTCTAGGCATTTATTTAGACCGTGTCCAAGAGGTCGATACACTCATTGTCAATGGAACCATTCTTGGCCAAACAGGAAAAGCCACAACTGATGGTCTGTATCTACCCAATTGGTATTACAAACGTTTATATTATATACCAAATGATGTTTTAAAGGAAAACACCAATAACAATTTAAAAATCGAAGTTCATTTTCGAAACCAAACCTTCCAAGGGGGACTCTTTCGGCGAATCCCCGTAATGGGAAATTATGATAAATTAAACGAATTTATTTTACGAGAAGATGGTCGTGATTTTTGTTTTATCATGTTGTTTTTTGGAATTGGAGCTTATCAAATTTTTTCTATTTTGCTCAAACGCCAAGCAAAAACAAATTTTTACCTTCTACTCTCCACATTATTCTTTGTTATGTGGAGATTGCCATTATTAAATATAAGTTATACATACACTAGTTTTCCATTTTTCTTTTGGTTAAAGGTTTTTTTCACTTCACAAACTTTATTACCAGTTTCTATTTTTTTATTCAGCTATTCCCTATTTAAAAACAAACTTTATTTAAAAGAAAGATTAATGGTAATTTTTTTAATCTTTATTGCTTTTTTACAAACTTGGAACATAGAACTTCCCACAAGAATTTTCTTATTACGAATCTGGGAAATTACGCTTTTATTGGTTGTATTCTATATATTAAGAGTGGTGATCCGGGCTGCACGTGAGAAAAGAACAGAAGCATACTTTTTATCTATTGGATTTGTTTGTATTTGTATCGGTGCAACTTTTGATATTATCATTGATGTCACTACTGGAAAAAATATTTATCTAACACAATATGGATTTTTAATCTTAATGATTTTATCAGGAGTTGCTATCTCGTACCAAAATGCAAAGAATGAAAACGAACTTTCTATTTTGACAAAAGATTTAGAACTACGAGTTCGAGAACGTACTTTAGAACTCAGGGAAAAAAACAATGACCTGGAACAAGACTTATTTTTTGCTTCACAACTCCAAAGTTATTTATTACCAAAAAACCATCCTAATACACAAGGGATAAGGATCCATACAACTTATTTACCTATGAGACAAGTAGGTGGTGATTTATACGATTGGGTTGAGGTAAATGAAAATAAATTGATCTTACTCATTGCTGATGTTGCAGGTCACGGTGTACCTGCCGCTTTTGTTTCTTCAATGGTCAAAGTACAATTTCGGGAATCAACCAAATCAATCCATTCACCAAAACTAATATTAGAACACATGAACGAAGCACTTACATCGCTTGTTAGTCGTTATTTCATTACAGCATGTTGTGCTTTAGTTGATACAAAGGAAAATTCGATTATCTTTTCAACAGCAGGACACCCAAATCCAATCATATTCAATAAAATAAAAAAATCTTTTCAATTTATGAATATGAAAGGACCCATCATTGGCTGGAAAGAATCCTTTACCTTTGTTGAATGGAAACACCAAATCCAAAAAGGAGATCGTTATTTCTTTTTTACGGATGGTGTGACAGAAGCAAGAGCTGAAAATAAATTATTCGGAGAAGCCAAAATTCTTGATTTATTAGAGAAGGGTAAAGACAAAGACATCAAAGCATTATCCCAAGAGATTGTTGTACAAATCACCAAATATTCTGATGCGGAATTAAAAGATGATGTCACCTTTTTCTTTGTTGATATACTCTAA
- a CDS encoding LytR/AlgR family response regulator transcription factor produces the protein MDYVMNCPELKLAGIAESGDKAETLLNDKKFDLVFMDINLPVLNGMEILRSNRSKSTFFIITTAYSEHAVEAFDLDATDYLLKPFSFERFRKSVEKALRFLQDSKVNISNENTNQIHLKIQSDSAVFLLAFPDIQFISANNKSCVIHTAQKDFETPKLLKEIEEKLPNSQFIRIHKGFLVNLSYVASLRYDKGGSYTIQLKNEDETTLPVGRSYAQSLKEALKL, from the coding sequence ATAGATTATGTCATGAATTGTCCTGAGTTAAAATTAGCAGGCATAGCTGAAAGTGGTGACAAAGCAGAGACGTTGTTAAACGATAAAAAATTTGATTTAGTGTTTATGGATATTAATTTACCTGTTTTAAACGGGATGGAAATACTTAGATCCAATCGTTCCAAATCAACATTTTTCATAATAACAACTGCGTATAGCGAACATGCAGTTGAGGCATTTGATTTGGATGCAACAGATTATTTATTAAAACCTTTTTCCTTCGAGAGATTTAGAAAATCCGTGGAAAAAGCACTCCGTTTTTTACAAGACTCTAAAGTAAATATATCTAACGAAAATACGAACCAAATTCATTTAAAAATTCAATCAGATTCAGCAGTATTTTTATTAGCATTCCCAGATATCCAATTTATTTCAGCAAATAATAAAAGTTGCGTGATACATACTGCTCAAAAAGATTTCGAAACTCCAAAATTACTAAAGGAAATTGAAGAAAAACTACCAAATTCACAATTTATCAGAATTCATAAAGGATTTTTGGTCAACTTAAGTTATGTGGCAAGTCTCCGGTATGACAAAGGAGGATCCTACACCATCCAGCTCAAAAATGAAGATGAAACTACTTTGCCTGTAGGGAGATCCTACGCACAATCTCTTAAAGAAGCCCTAAAACTCTAA
- a CDS encoding TonB-dependent receptor plug domain-containing protein, translating into MKSVKFKSNNSIFIGLLLLFIGFPVFAVSIKAKLINPKKEIAEKNLSVLIFETKKFAQTDAEGNVTLEFPSSGEYTLRLLRDTGIQEIKISVGNDDESRTIYTEKKSSAPKSGIVVEGEREKTISSRTKVRYEEIKRMPGTFGEALRALETLPGVMPNIGFGGGANGIIIRGANPNANTYLYDDLPILYPFHLDGLTSVIHNDLIKSIDLYSGAYPANFNNATGGIIEIETVDSVQKTKGAFQVSLWNTTAYAATPTSGGKGYLAIAGKLGYLDKTLGATGLLPEGIRLPRYNDSQIKYVHNFTPEHQVAFYNLTAQDNFAIDVPNKPANDPTSSQLALLGGAKASFGQSFRTTALRYTWIPGDKFQNRITLINFDPIGEYNVGIGSIQGKQYQRGSYVGVRQDAYWTATKFLKVDFGTEVRRFSFRDYGTEVALRDPTNVSPNPFNSANPDFVGRPISIQGNSPYYNAYTTLHFKYGNFLFEPGARYDYVQVTGNGALTPRATASYTFPDVGKGMTIYGSGGDVSRFPLTTNFNAETGNPDLRFERARKVSAGIDQKIDQVWQVKAEFFKNEFTDTIIDDPYVSTPVGLNPDKSQWLTQPIVSNRPLNYSNRASGWSHGYELLIRKNARPGTRDWFGWISYTWSQSFQNTNLYQVYDGDTTQVGGIERKILAAYFPNSVEQLAPWDRTHVANVIYGWRVNEGYQIGGRWSYLTSVPSRPIIGDDGGRFSNPLNGLTYWNPQYSNNPYTSEYGYVKRGTDFHRFDIRFDIFENYSWGYLNWYLEIVNVYMRKNKNGYDFDNSKPFSATNPRENDTFGTLELPGGTVIPFFNVGMEVHF; encoded by the coding sequence ATGAAATCAGTAAAATTCAAATCAAATAATTCAATTTTTATCGGGTTACTTTTACTCTTTATAGGGTTCCCTGTTTTTGCTGTTAGCATAAAGGCAAAACTGATCAATCCGAAAAAGGAAATCGCTGAGAAAAATTTATCCGTTCTCATCTTTGAAACCAAAAAATTTGCACAAACGGATGCGGAAGGAAATGTAACTTTAGAATTCCCATCCTCAGGTGAATACACCTTGCGTTTGTTACGTGATACAGGAATTCAAGAAATTAAAATTTCAGTTGGGAACGATGATGAATCTAGAACCATTTATACTGAAAAAAAATCATCAGCTCCCAAATCAGGAATTGTAGTTGAAGGGGAAAGGGAAAAAACCATCTCCTCAAGGACAAAAGTCCGATACGAAGAGATCAAACGTATGCCAGGAACTTTTGGAGAAGCACTCAGAGCACTAGAAACTTTGCCAGGTGTAATGCCCAATATAGGTTTTGGTGGTGGGGCAAATGGTATCATTATACGAGGAGCCAATCCAAATGCGAACACTTACTTGTATGATGATTTACCAATATTATACCCTTTTCACTTAGATGGATTAACTTCCGTTATTCACAATGACCTAATTAAATCGATAGACTTATATTCTGGCGCCTACCCCGCCAATTTTAACAATGCTACTGGTGGTATCATTGAAATTGAAACTGTTGATTCTGTGCAAAAAACAAAAGGTGCATTCCAAGTTTCTCTTTGGAATACAACAGCTTATGCTGCAACACCAACTTCTGGTGGAAAAGGATACTTAGCAATCGCAGGAAAACTTGGTTACCTTGACAAAACATTAGGAGCAACAGGCTTATTGCCAGAAGGAATTCGTTTACCTAGGTATAATGACTCTCAGATCAAGTATGTTCACAACTTCACACCTGAACACCAAGTTGCCTTTTATAATTTAACTGCTCAGGATAATTTTGCTATCGATGTCCCAAACAAACCTGCAAATGATCCGACATCTTCCCAACTAGCATTGTTAGGTGGAGCAAAAGCGAGTTTTGGACAAAGTTTTAGAACTACAGCACTTCGGTATACATGGATACCTGGAGACAAATTTCAAAACAGAATTACTTTGATCAATTTCGATCCTATTGGCGAATACAATGTGGGTATTGGTTCGATCCAAGGAAAACAATACCAACGAGGGAGTTACGTTGGCGTCAGACAAGATGCGTATTGGACTGCCACCAAATTCCTAAAAGTTGATTTCGGAACTGAAGTTCGTAGATTTTCCTTTAGAGATTACGGAACCGAAGTTGCTTTACGTGATCCAACAAATGTTTCTCCGAATCCATTCAATTCAGCTAACCCGGATTTTGTGGGGAGACCAATCAGTATCCAAGGGAATTCTCCCTATTATAATGCGTATACCACATTACACTTCAAATATGGTAACTTTTTATTTGAACCTGGAGCCAGGTATGATTATGTGCAAGTGACTGGCAACGGTGCTTTGACTCCTAGAGCAACAGCTTCCTATACATTTCCTGATGTTGGAAAAGGTATGACCATTTATGGAAGTGGTGGTGACGTATCTCGATTCCCACTCACTACAAATTTCAATGCAGAAACTGGAAACCCTGATTTACGTTTTGAACGTGCACGTAAAGTAAGTGCGGGGATTGATCAAAAAATTGACCAAGTTTGGCAAGTTAAGGCGGAGTTCTTCAAAAATGAATTCACCGATACAATTATAGACGATCCTTATGTTTCTACACCAGTTGGATTAAATCCAGACAAATCACAATGGTTAACTCAACCTATTGTATCAAACAGACCACTCAATTATTCCAATCGTGCTTCTGGTTGGTCCCATGGTTACGAATTATTGATTCGTAAAAATGCAAGACCTGGAACAAGAGATTGGTTTGGTTGGATATCCTATACTTGGTCTCAATCATTTCAAAATACAAACTTATACCAAGTGTATGATGGTGATACAACACAAGTTGGAGGAATTGAAAGAAAAATCTTAGCCGCTTATTTTCCCAATTCCGTCGAACAGTTAGCTCCTTGGGATCGAACACATGTTGCCAATGTAATTTATGGATGGAGAGTAAATGAAGGATACCAAATCGGTGGTCGTTGGAGTTATTTGACTTCTGTTCCATCTAGGCCAATCATTGGCGATGATGGTGGAAGATTTTCTAATCCATTAAATGGATTAACATATTGGAATCCTCAATATTCAAACAATCCTTATACTTCAGAATATGGGTATGTGAAACGAGGAACCGACTTTCATCGATTTGATATTCGTTTCGATATATTTGAAAATTACTCATGGGGATATTTAAATTGGTATTTAGAGATCGTTAACGTCTACATGAGAAAAAATAAAAATGGATATGATTTCGATAATTCAAAACCATTCTCCGCAACAAACCCAAGAGAAAACGATACTTTTGGTACACTAGAATTACCTGGTGGAACAGTGATTCCATTTTTTAACGTAGGTATGGAGGTACATTTCTAA